A window of the Burkholderia sp. 9120 genome harbors these coding sequences:
- a CDS encoding S9 family peptidase has product MVAEGQDNVKGHDGAVRQYPVRDFFRRPDQHSFTIAPDGRHLSFLARRSGRQNIFVQEIDAHGALVGEPRPLTNETERDVPGHSWKGNDQILFVKDFGGDENFHVLSVPIDGGEPRDLTPFDGVRAGIVDDLREDDRHVLIQMNRRDPQVFDVFRADVRTGELTQIAENPGNIMGWMTDHDGRLRVAIASDGVNQTLHYRDVETEPFRPIVTTDFRETVSPVFFTFDNKALYVMSNRGRDKVAVFEFDPQTGQEGALLFETGHVDVTSFTYSEHRRVLIAASYVDDRTHRHFFDDWARDVIADLEHQLPGQEVHITSLTRDESRVIVHAASDRSAGSTWLYDVERQHLVKLADLKPWLDPADMVPMSPIHFTSRDGLQINGYLTLPAGYELGQPVAKPLPLIVNPHGGPWARDTWGFNVEAQLLANRGYAVVQLNFRGSVGYGRAFWEASFGQWGLTMQNDIDDGVDWLVSQGIVDPARVGIYGASYGGYATLAGVAFTPDRYAAAVDYVGVSNLFTLLDSLPPYWKPMIEMMYEMIGDPRTEEGKKALHDASPLFFADRIVTPLLVAQGANDPRVKQAESDQIVDALRARGVDVRYMLKENEGHGFHNEENQYEFYEVMEAFLAEHLGGVPKH; this is encoded by the coding sequence ATGGTCGCAGAAGGTCAAGACAACGTTAAGGGCCACGACGGCGCGGTCAGGCAGTACCCCGTGCGAGACTTTTTCCGCCGACCCGATCAGCACTCGTTCACCATCGCTCCTGACGGACGGCACCTGTCCTTTCTCGCACGGCGCTCCGGCCGCCAGAACATCTTCGTGCAGGAAATCGATGCTCACGGCGCGCTCGTCGGCGAACCGCGTCCCTTGACCAATGAAACCGAGCGCGACGTGCCCGGCCATTCATGGAAAGGCAACGACCAGATTCTGTTCGTCAAGGACTTCGGCGGCGACGAGAACTTTCATGTGCTGTCGGTGCCGATCGACGGCGGCGAACCACGTGACCTGACGCCGTTCGACGGCGTGCGCGCCGGCATTGTCGACGATCTGCGCGAAGACGACCGCCATGTGTTGATCCAGATGAATCGTCGCGATCCGCAGGTCTTCGACGTGTTTCGCGCTGATGTCCGAACCGGCGAGTTGACGCAGATCGCCGAGAACCCCGGCAACATCATGGGCTGGATGACCGATCACGATGGACGCTTGCGCGTCGCGATCGCGTCGGACGGCGTCAACCAGACCCTGCACTATCGGGACGTCGAGACCGAGCCTTTCCGGCCCATTGTCACGACCGACTTCCGCGAGACCGTCTCTCCGGTGTTTTTCACGTTCGACAATAAAGCGCTCTACGTCATGTCGAATCGTGGCCGCGACAAGGTCGCCGTTTTCGAGTTCGATCCGCAAACGGGCCAGGAAGGCGCGTTGCTGTTCGAAACCGGGCATGTCGATGTGACCAGTTTCACGTATTCGGAACATCGCCGCGTGCTGATCGCGGCGTCCTACGTGGACGACCGGACTCATCGTCATTTCTTCGACGACTGGGCGCGCGACGTGATCGCCGATCTCGAGCATCAGTTGCCGGGCCAGGAAGTCCACATCACCAGTTTGACGCGCGACGAGTCGCGCGTGATCGTGCACGCCGCGAGCGACCGCTCGGCCGGCTCGACCTGGCTCTATGACGTCGAACGCCAGCATCTCGTCAAGCTGGCGGACTTGAAACCCTGGCTCGACCCGGCCGATATGGTGCCGATGTCGCCAATTCATTTCACCTCACGCGACGGCTTGCAGATCAACGGCTACCTGACCTTGCCGGCGGGATACGAGCTCGGGCAACCTGTCGCCAAGCCGTTGCCGCTGATCGTCAATCCGCACGGCGGACCGTGGGCAAGAGACACGTGGGGCTTCAACGTCGAAGCGCAACTGCTGGCGAATCGTGGCTATGCGGTCGTGCAGCTCAATTTCCGCGGCTCGGTCGGCTATGGCCGCGCTTTCTGGGAAGCGAGCTTCGGGCAATGGGGCCTCACGATGCAGAACGATATCGACGACGGCGTCGACTGGCTCGTGTCGCAAGGCATTGTCGATCCGGCGCGCGTGGGTATTTACGGGGCGAGTTACGGTGGTTACGCGACGCTGGCGGGCGTGGCGTTCACGCCGGATCGCTACGCGGCGGCAGTCGACTACGTCGGCGTATCGAACCTCTTCACGTTGCTCGACTCGCTGCCGCCATACTGGAAGCCGATGATCGAAATGATGTACGAGATGATCGGCGATCCGCGCACCGAAGAAGGCAAGAAGGCCTTGCACGATGCGTCGCCGCTGTTCTTCGCGGACCGGATCGTGACGCCGCTGCTGGTCGCGCAAGGCGCGAACGATCCGCGCGTCAAACAGGCCGAGAGCGATCAGATCGTCGACGCTTTGCGAGCGCGCGGTGTAGACGTCAGGTACATGCTCAAGGAAAACGAAGGGCACGGCTTCCACAACGAAGAGAACCAGTACGAGTTCTATGAGGTTATGGAGGCGTTTCTGGCCGAGCATCTCGGTGGCGTGCCGAAGCATTGA
- a CDS encoding HD domain-containing protein, whose translation MTSRPTDQIAQQLAFLVELDKLKSILRQSPLIDQSRKENSAEHSWHLSLFALVLSAHAKEAVDTLHVVKLLLVHDVVEIDAGDHPMHSSSGQAAQIAEAEQHAAERIFGLLPEPQGRELLELWLEFEAAQTPEAIFAKALDRLQPLLINTLSNGGTWTENGVTQQQVMERYGPVIARGSPALWEAASERVGEYFAASGSS comes from the coding sequence ATGACTTCCCGACCCACTGATCAAATCGCGCAGCAGCTTGCCTTTCTCGTGGAGTTGGACAAACTGAAGTCGATACTGCGGCAATCTCCACTGATCGATCAGAGCCGCAAGGAAAACTCGGCGGAGCATTCCTGGCACCTGAGCCTGTTCGCGCTCGTCCTCTCGGCGCACGCAAAGGAAGCGGTCGACACCCTCCACGTCGTCAAACTGCTGCTCGTGCACGACGTTGTCGAGATCGACGCCGGCGACCATCCGATGCATTCATCCAGCGGTCAGGCCGCACAGATTGCCGAGGCGGAGCAACACGCCGCCGAGCGAATTTTTGGGCTACTGCCCGAACCCCAGGGGCGCGAACTGCTCGAACTCTGGCTCGAGTTCGAGGCCGCGCAAACCCCCGAGGCGATCTTTGCGAAAGCGCTGGATCGATTGCAGCCCCTGTTGATCAATACCCTATCGAACGGTGGGACATGGACTGAGAACGGGGTCACGCAGCAGCAGGTCATGGAAAGGTACGGCCCCGTGATCGCGCGCGGCTCACCGGCCCTGTGGGAAGCGGCAAGCGAGCGCGTCGGCGAATATTTTGCCGCGAGTGGGAGCAGCTAA